The proteins below come from a single Tribolium castaneum strain GA2 chromosome 9, icTriCast1.1, whole genome shotgun sequence genomic window:
- the LOC663433 gene encoding protein lava lamp, translating to MSQSPGQDPGGGPDPGAPPGSSQELSDLKDQFEQQQVLIAQLKEMIRKNEQTNVTQEKVDEYMNTLSKRRAKKSSDNGAKKTLDIPASQKINLLRQQVEQNKVRLAERGKSQKGIEEMVTQLKAQLDDSQHLISQSPLNLSLQDPKIDYSENSNAQELYAVLLTKEKRISDLLAKVQKLETNVLDLQENLKEKDSVIDARTKAITLMTENLSRKGKNTLDTLDETKEQMRKMQENFVALEAEMKARQMKLLEDLRLKNYEIAELQETNANLEKQISEKAEDLELDLKTENSRLLDKIRELEVKLEESQESEEVAKLKKQLEEANKNMIKVKAQHKSKVKELTKKIESFKKMSDANAEIVKLEAENSRLSQKIAELEEEKGSLQLKLVESDSNKGSETERENELENKIQDHERMLEEKDKIISILESEISRSKTEIDNLNEKLNGQVKSEMVSIQFEEQLERVESEKRQLVEENERICKEKEQLGEQLEQLKKEKQEVATKLEHYIQENMELIDKLEKLSAEKVSSAESIEIVENLTQQEKLELEAYHKNLDLVGGNLKASEENLPQVDLNESVNELTEETSELLQKIELFTVERREVMEKMEQLKQENLNLNMKIKEIENNRDVLAETYEQLQSEKEQLDAKLEKFGDLEENSRLNNAIIDLNRTLADLENDNKSLQMKIEQLEESNNHLTEELEIVKNSESENRQLVESKGNEIVKLIKEKENTESVIENLHKTIREKEENFQHITSDFKTKYLNLQKQLNENSSNFEAITAPLEAKIEELTAKNKDQLEKMKKIAANLKKKTQACQDLEDKFKETQARHETSLQQLDEKIEQIKILEEKNVELQNLITEMKVKNEVSLQQELLLTRENLGSVENSLRTKIQELEMIVETQESELVKSKERVNKLEEGLSFVEERRLSLERKANELGAQLEEKEITCEEMTRSEDLLEQRLVALAAHDEAIERKLQEAIVENQELLGRNRELEEEGEKMKKKIEDLGEKFRQLEREKETIEELECENEKLRKQVHDFENELKQTNDMLEESKNDFDKVNADWQLQFDEVFKERTELMIQCEKFAEELKTIAEKEFGFNNELIEYKTKLEKSESEIREYEERIGQLTLEKEEFERLRNLLKEKEVELETKQSEIKQLIVEKDELRKLLSDKEPKPEANSLASFFDNVPEKKNEAQVETIPTFVWSGQTNDPFDFVAQDTKTENTNQELLEKIKTLEFMLYNTEKEKEDALHQCAQLTNELTQLVYEKQMPIESQILQESDIKDTPDTCKQLEKIEFEPTKAPLVSSLEAGPVVEEPIQVKEAYLCYNDDSRNVSIFGENDDGWGCGVEEENVQKSTEHESLNERIRVLELERENHLEEIRQLQVKSGKLIKKLKEFKVKNEELAKKKPDDFFNLDDTIQEELKLQIEQVEKRLKETMNELEKEKNEKIVIAKKVESLSMTNERLVEAKEKQDIELLGWQQQNRELSAKLEQFEWGDDSFTTEEKPTVVSTNNEDLAKKIQELNETIKDLTLDNEELQALLEEQRRLRIESEKTTVDPEVLKHLQQQLTTNCEEKKQLQEQINELIRKNDELSEKFETIEQQKAELDELVSSKDETIVKLNETLRGIEEEVSVLTTELQEKNSQIEALKTSFEAQDDREKLANEIEEKMATLKTIESEKQLLFNELQEKNIQINTLRESVDSQIGSLKDELDNQIKIAQNLLEEKTLLSETLKEKESEVVRLSATMEQMTQEWDLRIDQRGNDVAESWKLHLESRESEFTQIEQLLRKEINELEEKCNALVNENNELRKNVDAEIRNEVDRVAALQQQINDRQQYINELTKTLQEKQREVEGIQMELETTKQSLEIDKEIVDGVLHLVVEFYDGGVTRDHSLIKVLKDRENVIIGLKTELESLKTRFEDIEVEKTKGLEDVQRLRVMLEEREQTIAGLTSQVSELQNLKDYENENVQNLQQNLHDYQQINNNLSAQVQAQVAQIEAKDRELDNLRHLVEEKQRECDYAVENLTQEYRVTINEQVHEIEVLKRRLSENENRYEELLHSKESDLEGVQYELNQVMVSKSKEIEGLASQLNTKIEECESLQRKIEEQVEETKQLTELRAIIEEQVLKIEELKKDLYEKSNDYDSLIAEMDISRTNVKAPEAAPPPKTEETEDLTEPVSRAELDLALYMLHQRDVRCEELTVELTQLLEERDTLQLRLSNVLREKEELGRKVGGEGGSLEVLPKPVEVESSLTDKLSELKTVGYKKDKTIVDEQETRRLQQLSIMQQHRDVASRLPPEAAARLVDASYTLSRDVQSPSKVLLNWLWGRSTPRVNNI from the exons ATGTCTCAGAGTCCTGGACAGGACCCAGGCGGGGGCCCCGATCCGGGGGCGCCCCCCGGTTCCAGTCAAGAACTGTCGGATCTTAAAGACCAATTCGAGCAACAGCAAGTCTTGATCGCACAACTGAAGGAAATGATCCGGAAAAATGAGCAAACTAACGTAACGCAGGAAAAAGTCGATGAGTATATGAACACTTTGTCGAAACGTCGGGCGAAGAAGTCCAGCGATAACGGCGCCAAAAAAACACTAGACATTCCCGCaagccaaaaaattaaccTCCTGAGACAGCAAGTCGAGCAGAATAAGGTGAGACTTGCTGAAAGGGGGAAGAGTCAGAAAGGGATTGAGGAAATGGTGACGCAGCTCAAGGCACAATTAGACGATTCGCAACATTTAATCAGTCAGTCGCCTCTTAATTTATCGCTTCAAGACCCGAAAATTGACTATAGTGAGAATTCCAATGCCCAGGAGTTGTATGCTGTTTTATTGACTAAGGAAAAACGCATTAGTGACCTTTTGGCTAAGGTGCAGAAACTGGAAACGAACGTCCTTGACTTGCAAGAAAATTTGAAGGAGAAGGATTCGGTCATTGATGCCAGAACTAAAGCTATCACCTTGATGACGGAAAATTTGAGTCGGAAAGGGAAAAACACTCTGGATACGTTGGACGAGACCAAGGAACAGATGAGGAAAATGCAGGAGAACTTTGTGGCCTTGGAGGCGGAAATGAAAGCTCGCCAAATGAAACTCCTCGAAGATTTGAGGctcaaaaattacgaaattgccGAACTACAGGAAACCAATGccaatttagaaaaacaaataagtgAGAAAGCCGAAGATTTAGAACTGGATTTAAAGACGGAAAATTCGCGTCTCTTGGATAAAATAAGAGAGTTGGAGGTGAAATTGGAGGAGAGTCAAGAAAGCGAAGAGGTGGCCAAGCTGAAAAAACAATTGGAAGAAGCCAATAAAAACATGATCAAGGTCAAGGCACAGCACAAATCCAAAGTTAAAGAATTGACCAAGAAAATCGAGTCGTTCAAAAAAATGAGCGACGCCAATGCGGAAATTGTTAAACTCGAGGCGGAAAATAGCCGTTTGAGTCAGAAAATCGCCGAATTGGAGGAGGAGAAGGGAAGTCTACAGTTGAAGTTGGTGGAATCTGATTCCaacaaag GTTCTGAAACAGAACGTGAAAATgagttggaaaataaaatcCAAGATCACGAGAGAATGTTGGAGGAAAAGGACAagattatttcaattttagaATCCG aaATTTCGCGATCGAAAACCGAAATCGACAATCTGAACGAGAAATTGAACGGTCAAGTCAAGTCTGAAATGGTTTCCATTCAGTTTGAGGAGCAACTCGAACGTGTTGAAAGTGAGAAGAGACAGTTAGTTGAAGAAAACGAAAGAATTTGTAAAGAGAAAGAACAGTTGGGTGAACAGTTGGAACAATTGAAGAAGGAAAAACAAGAAGTGGCAACAAAATTGGAACACTACATTCAGGAAAATATGGAATTGATCGATAAATTGGAAAAGTTGAGTGCGGAAAAAGTTTCGTCGGCTGAAAGTAtcgaaattgttgaaaatctGACCCAGCAGGAAAAACTCGAACTGGAAGCCTATCACAAGAATTTAGATTTGGTTGGTGGTAATTTGAAAGCAAGCGAAGAGAATCTTCCACAAGTCGATTTGAACGAAAGTGTTAACGAATTGACTGAAGAAACGTCCGAATTGCTTCAGAAAATCGAGTTGTTTACGGTTGAACGAAGAGAAGTCATGGAGAAGATGGAACAATTGAAGCAGGAAAATTTGAACCTGAATATGAAGATTAAAGAGATTGAGAATAACCGTGATGTTTTAGCCGAGACCTACGAACAATTGCAAAGCGAAAAGGAGCAACTCGATGCCAAATTGGAGAAGTTTGGAGATTTGGAGGAAAATTCTCGTCTTAATAATGCAATTATCGACTTGAATCGAACTCTTGCCGACTTGGAAAATGATAATAAGAGTCTTCAAATGAAAATCGAACAGTTGGAAGAGAGCAATAACCACTTGACTGAAGAACTCGAAATTGTCAAGAATTCAGAATCGGAAAATCGCCAACTAGTCGAAAGCAAAGGCAACGAAATCGTCAAACTAATCAAAGAGAAGGAAAACACAGAAAGCGTGATTGAAAACTTACACAAAACGATTAGAGAGAAAGAAGAAAACTTCCAGCACATAACTTCCGATTTCAAAACCAAGTACTTAAATCTCCAGAAACAGTTGAACGAGAACTCGAGTAACTTTGAGGCGATTACAGCGCCACTTGAAGCCAAAATCGAGGAACTTACGGCGAAAAACAAAGACCAActcgaaaaaatgaaaaaaatcgccgccaatttgaaaaagaaaacgcAAGCATGCCAAGACCTTGAAGACAAATTTAAGGAAACACAAGCCCGACATGAAACTTCCTTGCAACAATTGGacgaaaaaattgaacaaatcaaaattttggaagAGAAAAACGTCGAGTTGCAAAATCTAATCACCGAAATGAAAGTCAAGAATGAAGTTAGTCTTCAACAGGAGTTACTTTTAACTCGTGAAAATCTCGGAAGCGTGGAAAATTCCCTAAGGACTAAAATCCAAGAACTCGAAATGATAGTAGAGACGCAAGAAAGTGAATTGGTGAAGTCAAAAGAACGTGTTAATAAACTAGAAGAGGGGCTTTCTTTTGTGGAGGAGCGACGGTTGAGTTTGGAACGCAAAGCTAATGAATTGGGGGCACAATTGGAGGAGAAGGAAATAACGTGTGAGGAGATGACCCGAAGTGAGGATTTGTTAGAACAGAGGTTGGTAGCTCTTGCTGCACATGATGAAGCCATCGAACGGAAATTACAAGAAGCAATTGTGGAGAATCAAGAGTTGTTGGGGCGGAATAGAGAGTTGGAGGAAGAAGGGGAGAAAATGAAGAAGAAGATTGAAGATTTAGGGGAGAAGTTTAGGCAATTGGAGCGGGAAAAAGAAACTATTGAAGAGTTAGAATGTGAGAATGAAAAGTTGAGGAAACAAGTGCacgattttgaaaatgaattaaaacaaacgaaTGATATGTTGGAGGAGAGTAAAAATGACTTTGATAAGGTTAATGCTGATTGGCAGTTGCAATTTGATGAAGTTTTCAAGGAGAGGACCGAACTGATGATACAGTGTGAGAAATTTGCCGAAGAATTGAAAACAATAGCTGAGAAAgagtttggttttaataacGAATTAATTGAGTACAAGACAAAGTTGGAAAAGAGCGAATCAGAAATCAGGGAATACGAGGAGAGAATTGGACAATTGACGCTCGAGAAGGAGGAATTTGAACGGCTTAGAAATCTACTAAAGGAAAAAGAAGTCGAATTGGAAACGAAACAATCAGAGATTAAACAACTAATCGTTGAAAAAGACGAATTACGGAAACTTTTGTCTGATAAAGAGCCTAAGCCTGAAGCTAATTCTTTGGCTTCTTTCTTCGATAATGTACCGGAGAAGAAGAATGAAGCACAAGTTGAAACAATTCCGACTTTTGTTTGGTCTGGACAAACTAACGATCCGTTTGATTTCGTCGCACAAGACACCAAAACCGAAAACACCAATCAGGAATTactcgaaaaaataaaaaccctaGAATTCATGTTATATAAcacggaaaaagaaaaagaagatgcCTTGCATCAATGTGCCCAACTAACAAACGAATTGACACAATTGGTTTACGAGAAACAAATGCCAATCGAGTCACAAATATTGCAAGAGAGCGACATTAAAGACACGCCTGATACGTGCAAACAATTGGAAAAGATTGAATTTGAGCCAACTAAAGCCCCCTTAGTTTCATCACTTGAGGCCGGTCCTGTAGTCGAAGAACCAATCCAGGTTAAAGAGGCCTACTTGTGTTACAATGACGATTCCCGAAATGTTAGTATTTTTGGTGAGAATGACGATGGTTGGGGTTGTGGTGTGGAAGAGGAAAACGTTCAGAAGTCAACAGAACATGAAAGTTTGAATGAGAGAATTCGGGTTCTTGAGCTGGAGCGAGAAAATCACTTGGAAGAGATTCGACAATTGCAAGTCAAGTCGGgcaaacttattaaaaaattgaaggagTTTAAGGTGAAGAATGAAGAGCTGGCCAAGAAGAAACCGGATGATTTCTTCAATTTGGATGATACGATTCAGGAAGAATTGAAGTTGCAGATTGAACAAGTTGAAAAAAGGTTAAAAGAAACAATGAATGAGTTGGAAAAGGAGAAAAACGAGAAAATTGTCATTGCCAAGAAAGTCGAGTCGTTGTCAATGACAAATGAGCGTCTGGTTGAAGCAAAAGAGAAGCAGGACATTGAGTTGTTAGGTTGGCAACAACAAAACCGGGAACTGAGCGCTAAATTGGAACAATTTGAATGGGGCGATGATAGTTTTACAACTGAAGAAAAACCAACCGTTGTTTCCACTAATAATGAAGATTTGGCAAAGAAAATCCAAGAATTAAACGAGACAATCAAAGATTTAACACTTGATAATGAAGAACTTCAGGCACTTTTAGAGGAGCAAAGACGGTTGAGAATCGAGTCGGAAAAAACAACAGTTGATCCCGAAGTCTTGAAACACTTGCAACAACAATTAACAACAAACTGTGAGGAGAAAAAACAGTTGCAAGAACAAATAAACGAATTAATTAGGAAAAATGACGAACTGAGCGAGAAATTTGAAACAATCGAGCAACAAAAGGCCGAACTAGACGAACTAGTGTCAAGTAAAGACGAAACAATTGTAAAATTGAACGAAACTTTGAGAGGAATTGAGGAGGAAGTTTCCGTACTTACGACTGAACTACAAGAGAAAAATTCCCAAATTGAAGCATTGAAAACTTCGTTTGAGGCTCAAGACGATCGTGAGAAACTCGCCAatgaaatagaagaaaaaatgGCCACATTGAAAACAATCGAATCGGAAAAACAACTTCTTTTCAACGAATTGCAAGAGaaaaacattcaaataaaCACACTTCGTGAAAGTGTCGACTCACAAATCGGTTCATTGAAGGACGAACTCGACAATCAAATCAAAATCGCTCAAAACTTACTTGAGGAGAAAACACTTTTGAGTGAAACACTCAAAGAGAAAGAGAGTGAAGTTGTTCGATTATCGGCAACGATGGAACAAATGACTCAAGAGTGGGATTTAAGAATCGATCAACGAGGAAACGACGTTGCTGAAAGCTGGAAACTTCATTTAGAGTCACGCGAAAGTGAATTTACCCAAATCGAGCAACTTTTACGCAAGGAAATCAACGAATTGGAGGAGAAATGTAACGCCttagttaatgaaaataacgaATTGAGGAAAAATGTCGATGCTGAGATACGTAATGAAGTGGATCGTGTCGCAGCTTTGCAACAACAAATCAATGATCGGCAACAGTACATTAATGAGTTGACGAAAACCCTCCAAGAGAAACAACGTGAAGTTGAAGGGATTCAGATGGAGTTGGAGACGACCAAACAAAGTCTGGAGATTGATAAGGAGATTGTTGATGGGGTTTTGCACCTAGTGGTGGAGTTTTACGACGGTGGTGTTACACGTGATCACTCTTTGATTAAAGTTTTGAAAGATCGTGAAAATGTGATAATTGGGTTGAAAACTGAGTTGGAGAGTCTTAAAACCAGGTTTGAGGACATTGAGGTGGAGAAAACCAAAGGTTTGGAGGACGTGCAACGTTTGAGGGTCATGTTGGAGGAAAGGGAACAAACAATTGCGGGTCTTACAAGCCAAGTCAGCGAActgcaaaatttgaaagattACGAAAATGAAAATGTGCAAAATCTACAACAGAACTTGCACGATTAccaacaaattaataataatttgagtgCGCAAGTTCAGGCACAAGTGGCGCAAATTGAGGCTAAAGACCGCGAACTTGATAATTTGAGGCATTTGGTTGAGGAAAAGCAACGAGAGTGTGACTATGCCGTTGAGAATCTAACTCAAGAGTATAGAGTGACGATCAATGAACAGGTTCACGAAATCGAGGTTTTGAAGCGCCGATTGTCCGAAAATGAGAATCGTTACGAAGAGTTGCTTCATTCTAAAGAATCAGATTTGGAAGGTGTTCAGTACGAATTGAATCAAGTTATGGTTTCAAAAAGCAAAGAAATTGAAGGCTTGGCGTCTCAACTAAATACGAAAATCGAGGAATGTGAGAGTTTGCAACGCAAAATCGAGGAACAAGTTGAAGAAACTAAACAGTTGACTGAACTCAGGGCAATTATCGAGGAACaagtattaaaaattgaagaacTGAAGAAAGATTTGTACGAGAAGAGCAACGATTACGATTCGTTGATTGCCGAAATGGACATCAGTCGTACCAACGTCAAAGCACCAGAGGCGGCACCACCACCCAAAACTGAAGAAACTGAAGATTTAACCGAGCCAGTAAGCCGAGCCGAACTCGACTTGGCTCTGTATATGTTACACCAAAGAGACGTCCGTTGTGAGGAACTGACAGTCGAGTTGACACAATTATTGGAAGAACGTGATACGTTACAGTTGCGTTTGTCGAATGTTTTACGTGAGAAGGAAGAGTTGGGGAGGAAAGTGGGTGGCGAAGGTGGGAGTTTGGAAGTTTTGCCAAAGCCGGTTGAAGTTGAGAGTTCTTTAACGGATAAGTTGTCCGAATTGAAGACGGTTGGGTATAAGAAAGATAAAACTATAGTTGATGAGCAAGAAACGCGCCGATTGCAACAGTTGTCTATTATGCAACAGCACAGAGATGTCGCTTCGAGATTACCGCCGGAAGCGGCCGCCCGATTGGTGGATGCCAGCTATACCTTAT CTCGTGATGTCCAAAGTCCGTCTAAAGTATTGTTGAACTGGTTATGGGGCAGGAGTACGCCCCGGGTTAATAATATATAG